In Dehalococcoidales bacterium, one DNA window encodes the following:
- the tsaB gene encoding tRNA (adenosine(37)-N6)-threonylcarbamoyltransferase complex dimerization subunit type 1 TsaB produces the protein MLVAMDTATDTASLALVQDSVVLAELTWRCGQNHTTQLTPNLSHLLRQTGLSLKSAVGIIVARGPGSYNGLRVGISTAKGLAFSLDIPILGISTLEAEAYPHAGTGLPVCPILNAGRGEIAAALYQQRGDQWRQLTAEHITTVEALCSGITGETVFCGEFMPAVSAELVQRLGRKAIIPSAAAGLRRAGFLAELGLRRWRDSEFDDPATLQPLYLRGPSITKAKHR, from the coding sequence ATGCTGGTAGCGATGGATACGGCGACCGATACCGCCAGTTTAGCCCTGGTCCAGGACAGCGTGGTGCTGGCCGAGCTGACCTGGCGCTGCGGGCAGAACCATACCACGCAACTCACCCCTAATCTCTCTCACCTGCTGCGTCAGACCGGGTTAAGCTTAAAATCAGCCGTGGGAATCATCGTGGCCAGAGGACCGGGCAGCTACAACGGGTTACGGGTGGGTATCAGCACGGCCAAGGGGCTGGCTTTCAGCCTGGATATCCCGATACTCGGCATCAGTACCCTGGAAGCGGAAGCTTACCCACACGCCGGGACGGGACTGCCAGTCTGCCCGATTCTAAATGCCGGGCGGGGAGAGATTGCCGCTGCCCTCTACCAGCAACGGGGAGACCAGTGGCGGCAACTTACCGCCGAGCATATTACTACGGTGGAGGCGCTATGCTCCGGGATAACCGGGGAAACAGTGTTCTGCGGGGAATTTATGCCCGCGGTCAGCGCCGAGTTAGTCCAGCGGCTCGGGCGGAAAGCCATAATCCCGTCCGCGGCGGCCGGTTTGCGGCGGGCCGGTTTCCTGGCGGAACTGGGACTGCGACGATGGCGGGACAGCGAATTTGATGACCCGGCTACTCTGCAACCGCTATATTTGCGCGGCCCCTCGATAACCAAGGCCAAACACCGTTGA